One window from the genome of Scatophagus argus isolate fScaArg1 chromosome 13, fScaArg1.pri, whole genome shotgun sequence encodes:
- the exosc4 gene encoding exosome complex component RRP41, protein MAGLELLSDQGYRIDGRKATELRKVQARMGVFAQADGSAYLEQGNTKALAVVYGPHEIRGSRSRTRHDRAVINCQYSMATFSTAERKRRPHGDRKSTEMSLHLKQTFEAAVMTQLYPRSQIDIYVKILQSDGGNYSVCVNAATLAVIDAGIPMRDYVCACTVGFVDETPLADLSYAEESGGVSSLALALLPRGGQIALLQMDARLHQDHLEALIEAAMTACKGVSKVLDEVVRQHLQEVSVLSRE, encoded by the exons ATGGCGGGCctggagctgctgtctgatcAGGGATACCGAATAGATGGAAGAAAAGCTACCGAGTTGCGGAAGGTTCAAGCCCGCATGGGTGTGTTCGCTCAGGCTGACGGCTCTGCGTATTTAGAGCAGGGAAACACGAAGGCTCTGGCTGTGGTTTACGGTCCACATGAA ATTCGAGGTTCACGCAGTCGGACTCGTCACGATCGGGCTGTTATCAACTGTCAGTACAGCATGGCCACGTTCAgtacagcagagaggaagaggaggccacATGGAGACCGCAAGTCCACTGAGATGAGCCTTCACCTGAAGCAGACGTTTGAAGCTGCTGTGATGACCCAGCTGTACCCACGCTCTCAAATAGACATCTATGTCAAG ATTCTGCAGTCAGATGGAGGGAACTacagcgtgtgtgtgaatgctgccACTCTGGCGGTGATTGACGCCGGCATCCCCATGCGGGACTACGTGTGTGCCTGCACGGTCGGGTTTGTGGATGAGACACCCCTTGCTGACCTTTCTTATGCAGAGGAAAGTGGAGGAGTGAGCTCTCTTGCTTTAGCACTGCTGCCGCGGGGCGGACAGATCGCTCTGCTACAGATGGATGCCAGACTACATCAGGACCACTTAGAGGCTCTGATCGAAGCTGCTATGACAGCTTGTAAAGGTGTGAGCAAGGTGCTGGATGAGGTGGTTCGACAACATCTCCAAGAAGTTTCTGTGCTCTCCAGAGAGTGA